The following coding sequences lie in one Arachis hypogaea cultivar Tifrunner chromosome 4, arahy.Tifrunner.gnm2.J5K5, whole genome shotgun sequence genomic window:
- the LOC112794532 gene encoding uncharacterized protein — translation MNFQPVESAASFQNINNVALENAPGNAQYIFSDIQKDILHIFARKVRATIQEEIEISSILSRHNLNVQNLRGQGYDRASNMRGEWNRLQALFLKDCPFAYYIHCLAHRLQLALVSAAKELKVAQANNVANLIANGQIVTVFEKSTEKGNFSTHGDVSTAYDAITSFEFVFVLHLMINILEVSHDLCHALQQKNQDILNAFTLVSTTKTLIQRMRESSWKDFIKEVILFCEKHEVQVPDMNALHIPRRGRTRKIIDPILVEHHYRVNLFMAVIDTQLQELNGRFNDNMVELLILSSTLDPRNNYKFFNVNKVCELVERFYPSDLASVTKRNFTLECKFNIMNLMFLIMLN, via the exons ATGAATTTTCAACCTGTTGAAAGTGCAGCAAGTTTCCAG AATATTAACAATGTTGCTCTTGAAAATGCTCCTGGAAATGCTCAATATATATTTTCCGATATTCAGAAAGATATATTGCATATCTTTGCTAGAAAAGTGCGTGCAACAATTCAAGAAGAAATTG AAATTTCATCAATTCTTTCTCGTCATAATCTTAATGTCCAAAATCTTAGGGGACAAGGGTACGATAGAGCTAGTAATATGCGTGGTGAATGGAATAGATTGCAAGCTCTATTTTTGAAAGATTGCCCTTTTGCTTATTACATTCATTGTCTTGCTCATCGATTACAATTAGCACTTGTTTCTGCAGCCAAAGAA TTAAAGGTTGCTCAAGCAAATAATGTTGCAAACTTAATTGCCAATGGTCAAATTGTGACAG TTTTTGAAAAAAGTACTGAAAAAGGTAATTTCTCCACTCATGGTGATGTTAGTACTGCTTATGATGCTATCACATCATTTGAATTTGTCTTTGTTTTGCATTTGATGATAAATATTTTGGAAGTTAGTCATGATCTTTGTCATGCTTTGCAACAAAAAAATCAAGACATATTGAATGCTTTTACTTTGGTTTCTACTACCAAGACTTTAATCCAAAGAATGAGAGAATCAAGTTGGAAGGATTTCATAAAAGAAGTTATATTATTTTGTGAGAAACATGAAGTTCAAGTTCCTGATATGAATGCATTGCATATTCCTAGAAGAGGCCGAACTCGCAAAATTATTGATCCAATTTTAGTGGAGCATCATTACCGTGTTAATTTATTTATGGCTGTAATTGATACACAATTGCAAGAGCTTAATGGAAGATTCAATGATAATATGGTGGAATTGCTTATTTTAAGTTCAACTTTAGATCCCAGAAATAATTATAAGTTCTTCAATGTCAACAAAGTATGTGAATTAGTAGAACGGTTTTATCCAAGTGACTTAGCTTCAGTGACCAAAAGAAATTTCACATTAGAATGCAAGTtcaacattatgaacttgatgttCCTAATCATGTTGAATTAA
- the LOC140184019 gene encoding secreted RxLR effector protein 161-like gives MLVVSPNKDQIQKLKAQLVKEFDMKDVGPVNKILGICPSSEAERMKMSQVLYASVVESLMYAMICTSTDIAQTVTVVSQFMVDPNKEHWIDIKRFMRYIKGSSTIALCFGGSKSIVNRYVDSDFAGDIDKRKSTIRYVFILVGGAVSWLSKLQTVVSISTIEAEYMAATQACKEAIWIQRLMENSTTNNRRFLCIVKVIA, from the exons ATGTTAGTGGTAAGTCCTAACAAAGATCAAATCCAAAAATTGAAGGCACAGTTGGTTAAggagtttgatatgaaagacGTGGGACCAGTAAATAAGATTTTAG GTATATGCCCTAGTAGTGAAGCAGAGAGGATGAAAATGTCTCAAGTACTGTATGCATCAGTGGTGGAAAGCCTTATGTATGCCATGATCTGTACAAGCACAGATATTGCTCAAACAGTTACGGTAGTGAGTCAATTTATGGTAGATCCAAATAAAGAGCATTGGATTGATATTAAGAGGTTCATGAGATACATCAAAGGGAGCTCGACTATTGCATTATGTTTTGGAGGATCAAAATCCATTGTCAATAGATATGTCGATTCTGACTTTGCAGGTGATATTGATAAACGAAAATCTACTATAAGATATGTGTTCATACTTGTAGGAGGAGCTGTGAGCTGGCTATCAAAGTTACAGACTGTTGTATCTATATCTACTATAGAAGCTGAATATATGGCAGctacacaagcatgcaaggaagctatttggatccaAAGGTTAATGGAGAACTCGACCACAAACAACAGAAGATTCTTGTGTATTGTGAAAGTCATAgcgtaa